The Branchiostoma floridae strain S238N-H82 chromosome 1, Bfl_VNyyK, whole genome shotgun sequence sequence GCTTAAGTGCTAACAAGCTAGCTGGCAGCAGCTTTACCTGTAATTCACATGTTGTCATAAAATGTACAATCCTTTAAGTAACAAGACAGTTTTTGATCATGGGAAGTGAGTGACTTTAAGTTCATAAGGAAAAGTCTTGATCCAATATTCTGCTATATTCTTTCCTTGGGCTTTGCCTCCCATACATTGAGGAGATACAGGTATGCTAGTATGTACAGTGTCATATCTCTATCTTGTTAGCTTAGCTTTTTCTAAGGATTCTTTCTAATGGTATCATCCAGCTAAAGTATATTTACTGGTGACTGACTGTAGGGGACTTAAGAAAGAAGGATTCACACAAGCTAATAGAAGAAAACAAGGTGTGTACATGTCAAACGAtttaatatatacatttcaTCATTGTATGTCATGTCAACTGCGGATTTTGTACATGCAAAATGACATCCGTCCCGATAATTGTTCACCTGAGGCTTAATACCCTTTGTCCTGTTATGCAATTTGTAAATGCACTTTTTTACATGCTATGCTTGATGCTTTTGACATTGTGTCCTTAACTGCAGGAATAGCTTATGCAATGACAAAACTAAAATCtatgtacacacatgtagatAAAGCAGAATCTTAAATtttacacagaaacacacaattacacacacacacatccactgATTTCTAGAAAAACAAAGTACAgaacaaaaaatgtgtatgttagATCTAAGGGACAATGCCCCTTGACATAAAGCAAAAGCTGGTGTGATTGACTATGGATGGAAGTAATGAAATGTTGTAATGGCTATTCTAacttttgttcaacctttcatCCCATTTTCCATGGCAAAAACTGGGTTTGCATGAGCCTGTTTTCTGCTTGTCATGGTGAAGTTGTTTCTACTTCTCTTCACACACCGAATCACACAGGCTATAACAGCAACGGTTAGGATCAGAGCTGCAGGGATTCCCACGGCTAAGGCGATGATGTTCTTGTTGTCAAAGTCGCCGTCATAGTGATCATCTGGCTCTGGAAATAGACCTCAGTGTCAGTACGTCATATAGACATGAAATCAAAGATATGTGGGTAAAGGTCGGCTAAAGCTAAAGATAAAGAATGACTTGAATTGAATTGGGAAAAGACGGAAGCACACTAGTACTGTGCATTGTTAATTTCTGTGAGATTAACACGTCAGTCGCTCTACAAGTTACGTTCCATCACCTTTACCTGTTGTGAAAACAAGGCCAGTAGTAGGTGCTGCCATAGTTGGACAGGGCTGCAGAACATGCGCCCCCTCCTGTGTTGAGTTGATGACCTTGATGCGTCCCTCCAGCCCTACAGACACGGGCGACGTGGTCTTGATGTAGGCAATCAGGATGTCTGTGTCGAGGTCACCTGTAGGGTGGACAGGGATATTTACTATATTGTAGTAATCCTTATAATTAACGTTTTGACTTTTATTCGAAACACTTGTTTCACATCTACGTATAGTTATCAGAACGTTACATACCTGGTATGTAGTGAGCTGTCTTGTTCTCAGCAATCATGTTGTATCCGTCCCCGCCGTTTGCCAAGAACGTCGGCATGATGATCTTGTAGCTGGCGGCGGGGTCCAGCGGTCGGTACTCGGGGATGAGGCAGCCCGTGCTGCAGCGTGCCTCTACTCTCACCACTCTGTGACCCGGGTCCTTCGTCTTGTCGTACACGACGCGAAGACCTGAAAGTAGAATGAACAATGCTGTATTTCTCTTTTCTCGTACCATGGGCATGGTAAAAGCTGTTGAGACACGAAAGTTTGCAGTCCTTGGAAACGAGAAACATGTCCAATAGAGTTTCCGACGAATTTCCTCAACAGATCTTGCTCATtgacactgacaaaaggtagtggatgctacctgaaacggcCGAAAAACTTCCTAAATCATacacagttgcttgagtaaatgctatTTGGCATTTCCAATCCATACCAACCAGAAACTTGCAGGAACCTTGGATGGCCGATAAGGCTTGCTGAGTGCTCCAACATGCGCACCACATCCTCCCCGCGCAGCTCCACGATGTCGATGGTGTTCATGAAAGGGATACATCCGACGATGTCTCCCACGGTGATGGTTCCTAATAGAGTAATTGACCAACTTCATCTTTAATGCACTAAATGCATCTAAATGGGAATACGTTAATGTACTTACTGTATAAATGTTTGATCATGCATCGACACTTCATGTTTCTGTATGTACCACGGATAATGCAGAACATGAATGATCGTTCGTTTACTTAAGTTGCCCTTGTGACTACCGTCGGTCAGCATAGACTCGAAAGAATAAGTAAACAAATAGAGACTTTGGTATGCTTGCCTTACCCCATTGTCTAGTTGAAAAGTTGGCACGGACGTGCGGGTCAAACAAAGTCAACTGAATTTTACCAAGGTTCTTTTGGTTGATTTGCTCGCTTACTTCGCAGGTTAAGACGGGCTGAGTCGTCAACAGTCTTCAAGTAAGACGTTAACCTTATGTTGGGTGCGACGGCACGACCACATATCATTCTTTGTTTGAAAGTCGCCTGTGTTGTATGCAATTTGCCATAGTATTTGCTGTGCCCAATATGTTAACAAGCTCTTCCGTGGAGGTAATATTCGTATTTTGAAACTCATTGGTTCTTATGTGTTTCAATTCAGACTTATTCCTACCGATAACTAAACAGTGTCCACCAATTAGAATCGATATGGCCAAATACAAATTCAGAGGTGAGACATCTGTGCCTACCTTGGCCTATGATGGATCTGATGCCGCCGGAGTTCAGGACGGCAATGGCGACATCGTTCCAGCTGGTTTCGTCTGGATGTTTGATGTTGTGGTGAACCATGGAGTCTGTGATCAGGTTACCTGGTGATGTAGCAAGGGTTAGAAtcattcacacattttgtatatgaaaaGACAACCGCTATAGAATAACACCAAACTGATTTGGTGTTACGGGCCCCTGTGTGCATTCTTTCACGAACCAGCGATGTATATGATTTCTTCAAATTACAGTATATCATGATAAAACACAGCAATGAGAAATTAGCTGTGAACCTAACGGCCGAATGGAACACTTGTCGAGtctaaataaaggcacaaacaaacaaacaaacaaacaaacctatgTTGCATTCCCCAAAGTCGCATTCCCCGCCAAGTAGTACTTGTGTTGTCCCCACGGACTGCTCCGTCTTGTTGGCGAGGCTTGTCGCCAGCCTGGCCACTTCGGCGGAGATGTTGGTGTCTGTTCATGGGGAAACAAGTGTTATAAAATTATATGAAATATTGTATAGATTGGACGCTAATAGGTCGGTGATTACCTTGCTGCAAACTGTGCACTGTTCCGCACTGTATTTGTTCGATTTTAACGGTTAACCAGACCTAAAAGAACATTGTGTGTTCAAAAGTAGATGTTCCCTATGTTCATAATTATGGCATAATGCTATCATTAATAGCATGTGCTGAATAACAACTCACTCGCTTGAATCACGGAGGTTAAGTCAAGTGTGATTTCTGGTTAAAATAGATCAGTTTTTCGTACCTTTCGGAACTGTGTCGTTCAGAAGGATCGGGTCCCCCGCCCAGTGTGTAACTTTACCGTCGTCATCAAACGTCACCCTGAGGTGTCCCAGGTACTTCCCGAAGGCGTACGCCTGGACCACCAGGACGGGGCTCGTCGGGTCGTGGTCAGGGTAGACCGCGATAGGGTACACGCCATATGGCTCTTCGTTAGATGGAGGTTTACCTACGACACAAGAGGGTTGTCTTATACATTCCATTTCATAAAAGTTCTACAACTGGTTTATATAAAATTTGATACTTTCTATTCTAACATAGCAACGTTACCTGTGTATAGGAATGTGTTGGTGTGTCCGCCGACCACAATGTCCACTCCGCGCACACGCGAGGCCACCTCCTGGTCCACGAATATTCCTGTGGTTGAAAGCCAGGCGAAGTTATATTTGACTGTCCTAACTTTCAGAAAATTTGCAAACAATGTTATCCTCATACATctagtttacaaatatttgaaactcTAAAATCAGCGTGCACCGCCCTGCTTCGCATACCACCGAATTCAATGTAGTACAAGTCTCCTATTTAGTGATATACGCCAGTGCAGTGATAGCCTTTGCACAGTCTCAGTGCCGAAGTATCTCGTACCTGCATGGCCCAGGGCAATAATTTTGTTGACTCCCTGGTCCAGTAGTTTGTCTACCTCTTCCTGTACCGACTCCACTAGCGCGGAAAACACCAGATTATCCCCTGTACACAAGAACAAGACAGATGTATTAAAATGTACGCGCAAATTTCGTTCTTtgcttactagtatttgacAATTCGTTTTGATTTCGTTTTAACAGTGGCAGCATACAATTATAACAGATAAGATATCTCTTTGTGTCGTTTGTAAGCTGAACGTTTGCTTGCCAATGAGGATTCACAAGTCCCACTAACTGACGGCTGGACCTGACGTCATAACAACTTACCTGGGTCGGAGATGAAGGGAGTGTCTGTAGTTGTGTAGCCGACGATACCGAGATATTCTCCGCTCACGTTCAGGACCACGGAAGGACTGTATGGAGGGGAAATGGGAATAGATGATTGATATATTGATGGTGCACGGAGGCATACCAGGAAAGAATATGGGGTAGGAAAATGGAAGCAACATGGAAGATATGTTGACAAGTTGGAAATGTAGTTAGTAATACGTAACTTAGGGGGCTGTACAAGGCGGATATACATGCAATGTCTGCCTAAATACTTGCTGATCCAATTCCTGATCGCTGATATGATATCGTCAGTTTTATCTTCGTATAGGCTGCTAACAATGAATCACGTCCGGCAAAGTTTCTATTTTTGTAGTCCAAATATATATCTACTACGTGATTGCTGAAATACTTGAAATGGAACTTGTGATAGtgaatattgaatttctttcaAAAGAGAAAAGAGATTATTACTGGGTATGTATGAAATGAGATGTCTAACCTAAAGAGAGATCGAAGCTCAGGTTCCCTGCTGGCGTTTATGTTGGCGCTCACACAGGAAAGTTTACGTTCCTCAGAAAGCACCAGTTCTTCTACTCCGTCGTCAAACTCGTGGTTGCCGATAGTCTGAAATATagacatgtaccattttttttatgaaaaaggAGACTCAGTCACTGTGCTTACAGTATCATTGCTGTTAGGGTGTTtcaagtatgtgtgtgtatggaaATTGGGCTCCCGATCCcttttgtaaacatttgttcTTTTGGTGGGAGGCAATCTAATCTTTTTTACCATCTACTGTTACAACAACTACATTGAATAAACTAAGTTTAAAAGCGTTTTCTACGCGGAACTCAGTCCAAAAATGCTCAGGAAAAATCTCGGGCTTAGGTATGCACTTTATCGACAGTTAACTTCACACCTACATGCATTTCATTGACTTGATGCATCTctagaaatactagtagtaataaaCTAACCATGGCATCGTAGCGCAGTTCGTTCATAAATTGTGACAACACGGAGCTCCGAAAGAAGTAGTACCACAGCGTTCCCTGGAACCAGTCGCCGGCGTCAAGCAATATCACGTTATCTTCAATAGTTCGGACCTCTTCGACCTTGCTGGCCATGCGGGCGACTCCTCCGAAACAAGGCTGGCCCGGCCGGCACCTGCCGCCGAACGCGTTGGCCTCTTGAATACGGGAGTGGACATCGTTGGTGTGAAGGATGGACAGATGAAATGGACGAACAATGCTGCCTGATAAAAGAAAAGGCAGAAGAACGAAATAACGCCACATCTTTTTATCTAGAAACCGCAAACAAAATGTGCCAAGCCGCAAAGCAACGTGTGCTTAAACAaagtacatatgtgtgtgtattgtagGTATATATATAGATGGGCAGTTGCATCAAGGGAGGAAGTACACGGGGAAAATCCTTTGTAACGCAGTGACGAATACTGTGCAATTTCGGTACCCCATATACAGTATAGTCATTAAGTccagtgtgtttgtgtatgaaaCACAGATCATGATGGAAACCTATTAAATGACTCTTGACTATATTTGGGCAGGTaaaaagtggtcaggaagtCAACGATGGTCACCAAGTCACTCAACTTGCTCACGAGATAAGAAGTCATACTCTCCTCTGGCCGTAATGCGTCACGTCTATCCATAAAAAGAATTCGGGCCACCTTCCTGCTTTGCATTTTCCTGAATTACATTTAAGGAAACCTGACATACGGACCGTTATAAACTATTCGCGGCTTGAACGTTGATAAAAGTACGTCTCCTATTAGCGAACATTCGCATTTCCCACCCTCCAATTCCAACCTATGTCTTAGAAGCAGTTTTTGCGAAGTTTTGCTGGCCCTCCAAAGGTTAAGGCAGTTTTACTGGGAAAGGATGTACAAACGTGAGGTAGCCGACgccttacatctgcttgcagatcGAATTTCGACAGGCCTACGCCCACGCAAGCGAGTCTCTCCCGGGCACTCCGCTTCCCAAGGACAGAACATTGTACCGGAAAAGACTCGAGTTGATATACCCTGGGTACCTCCCTGCATTACATCTCACCGGATATCTAAGGTCCTAGATATGAAGagtgaaaagcggcctgcaggccgatttgagcttctcatgaataataaacaaaggttcaaacaaaaaagaacttcttaaagtcttaaaaattgtatcattatgttaactaccgtcacagatgaattTACATTCAAAAAAAGAACTTCCTTGGCTGCCGAACTGATTCTCTGACGGGccaaacgttaacgttaccttcACCAATACCGTCATACTAAGCTGTGTGTGACGGATAGACTGGAATAAGAGATCGTTTCCTTCCAGATATGGgaataaaaaatcatttttaagaCTAAGCGAGTGTTCAAATATATGCAATTCCCATATTTTATATCAAGTATCCATATTAAAGTTATGAATATTCGAAAATATTCACGCCCCTGAGAATTTGTGGGGTTTTGATGTGATTTGaccataatgaatgaatgaatgaatcctTTATTATACGtgcatacccactgggttaagtacaagtcgcaacaaaacatacatgaaatataaaatTATACAATGCCAACCAACACAAGAAACATATTCTACTAAGTGAactcggcttcttctcgcttctttgtgatactgaaaaaaTGCTGTAGTCAAAAGTGTGTGTTTTATATGGGCCACGAGGAGGAAATGCCATGAAGGAAAAGAAGTAACCGACGTCTTGATGAATTGTGTAGTCATGCTGAAAAGTATTTTCTACCATTAACGTGATGACTGGAGGGCAATACCCAAGTAGTGCGTAAACAACCACGCCTAGGATGTCTCTGACCGGAAAGAAATCCAACGTTAGAACATCATATAACTTTGACATGAGTTATCTCAAAATGTAAAGATATATGCCACTGCATTAAAGAATCGGGGAAGACAAAACATGGCCCAAACTGCAACTTTTAACCACAGAATCGCATAGATGTAAAGAATGTTGTTGATGTGAAGGTATTGG is a genomic window containing:
- the LOC118411152 gene encoding snake venom 5'-nucleotidase-like; protein product: MWRYFVLLPFLLSGSIVRPFHLSILHTNDVHSRIQEANAFGGRCRPGQPCFGGVARMASKVEEVRTIEDNVILLDAGDWFQGTLWYYFFRSSVLSQFMNELRYDAMTIGNHEFDDGVEELVLSEERKLSCVSANINASREPELRSLFSPSVVLNVSGEYLGIVGYTTTDTPFISDPGDNLVFSALVESVQEEVDKLLDQGVNKIIALGHAGIFVDQEVASRVRGVDIVVGGHTNTFLYTGKPPSNEEPYGVYPIAVYPDHDPTSPVLVVQAYAFGKYLGHLRVTFDDDGKVTHWAGDPILLNDTVPKDTNISAEVARLATSLANKTEQSVGTTQVLLGGECDFGECNIGNLITDSMVHHNIKHPDETSWNDVAIAVLNSGGIRSIIGQGTITVGDIVGCIPFMNTIDIVELRGEDVVRMLEHSASLIGHPRFLQVSGLRVVYDKTKDPGHRVVRVEARCSTGCLIPEYRPLDPAASYKIIMPTFLANGGDGYNMIAENKTAHYIPGDLDTDILIAYIKTTSPVSVGLEGRIKVINSTQEGAHVLQPCPTMAAPTTGLVFTTEPDDHYDGDFDNKNIIALAVGIPAALILTVAVIACVIRCVKRSRNNFTMTSRKQAHANPVFAMENGMKG